A part of Armatimonadota bacterium genomic DNA contains:
- a CDS encoding galactose-1-epimerase, protein MQASHFGTYEGKPVTLYTLKNKRGMVAKIMDYGATVVSLTAPDRKGKYEEVTLGFDTFDPYPTSSPYFGAIVGRVGNRIANGKFTLDGKEYTLAVNNGPNSLHGGLKGFDKRIWSVISKPSAMNPSITFKYVSADGEEGYPGELTAVVKYTLTPDNAMRIDYDIRAKAHTIANLTNHTYWNLGGPKVSTILDHQMQIMADAITPVDSTLIPANGRMAVRGTPFDFNKLTRIGDRIEDISNQQIEFGGGYDHNFILRGQMGQLRKSCAVLEPTSGRYMEVWTTEPGVQFYSGNFLDGTLHGHGGKVYPRRGGFCLETQHFPDSVNQPDFPPVDVYPGKPYMSTTIYKFKTK, encoded by the coding sequence ATGCAGGCAAGTCATTTTGGTACGTACGAAGGAAAGCCGGTTACGCTTTACACGCTGAAGAATAAGCGAGGCATGGTCGCCAAGATCATGGATTACGGCGCGACCGTGGTTTCCCTGACCGCCCCCGACCGCAAGGGCAAGTATGAGGAGGTTACGCTCGGCTTCGACACGTTCGACCCGTATCCGACCAGCAGTCCCTACTTCGGCGCGATCGTTGGCCGAGTCGGCAACCGAATTGCCAACGGCAAATTCACCCTGGACGGCAAGGAATACACCCTTGCGGTGAACAACGGTCCCAACAGCCTCCACGGTGGCCTGAAGGGGTTTGACAAGCGCATTTGGTCGGTGATCTCGAAGCCTTCGGCTATGAACCCGTCGATTACGTTTAAGTACGTGAGCGCAGACGGCGAAGAAGGCTATCCGGGTGAGCTGACGGCGGTGGTGAAGTACACGCTGACGCCGGACAATGCGATGCGGATCGACTACGACATTCGGGCGAAGGCGCACACGATCGCCAACCTGACCAACCACACGTATTGGAACCTCGGCGGTCCGAAAGTGTCGACGATTCTCGATCATCAGATGCAGATCATGGCCGACGCGATTACGCCGGTGGATAGCACGCTGATTCCGGCCAACGGACGGATGGCCGTGCGTGGCACGCCGTTCGACTTCAACAAGCTCACGCGGATCGGCGACCGAATCGAGGACATCAGCAACCAGCAGATCGAGTTTGGCGGCGGATATGACCATAACTTCATTCTGCGAGGTCAGATGGGACAGCTACGAAAGTCGTGCGCTGTTCTTGAGCCGACAAGCGGCCGGTATATGGAGGTTTGGACCACCGAGCCGGGTGTGCAGTTCTACAGCGGCAACTTCCTCGATGGAACGCTTCACGGCCATGGCGGCAAGGTCTATCCGCGACGCGGCGGTTTCTGTCTGGAGACCCAGCACTTCCCGGATTCGGTGAATCAGCCGGACTTCCCGCCGGTCGATGTGTATCCGGGCAAGCCGTACATGTCCACGACGATCTACAAGTTCAAGACAAAGTAG
- the pfkB gene encoding 1-phosphofructokinase: MVLTVTLNPCVDYLLRVDKFLPNDTNRVLVSEKDAGGKGLNTSRVYAHLGGETIATGFLGGATAAFIRHVMEEEGVEDGFVQIAGETRTNFSVEDNSDDPPTTFNQKGPTISDDEWKALVESVEILATKATWVSFGGSLPPGLSTDAFYQLALIAKKAGAKVVIDADGAVLAEGLKADPDFIKPNSKEAGRLLGRPIESDEDVIAAAKELYAKIGGGHRYVVISRGEKGAVMACQEGTFLGKSPKVHPKSTIGSGDSMIAGMLWALVEGKSAEEALRWGLAAGAATALTDGTAIGGKATTEQLFPEALATQI; the protein is encoded by the coding sequence ATGGTCCTCACTGTCACCCTCAACCCCTGCGTCGACTACCTGCTGAGGGTGGACAAGTTCCTGCCGAACGACACCAACCGCGTGCTCGTTTCCGAAAAGGACGCTGGCGGGAAGGGCCTCAACACCTCGCGTGTCTATGCCCATCTCGGCGGCGAAACCATCGCGACCGGCTTCCTCGGTGGAGCCACTGCCGCCTTCATCCGCCACGTGATGGAAGAAGAAGGGGTCGAAGATGGCTTCGTGCAGATCGCGGGCGAGACCCGCACCAACTTCTCGGTGGAAGACAATTCCGACGATCCGCCCACCACTTTCAATCAAAAGGGCCCGACCATCTCCGACGACGAATGGAAAGCGCTGGTGGAGTCGGTAGAGATTCTGGCGACCAAGGCGACTTGGGTCTCATTCGGAGGCTCCTTACCGCCCGGCTTGAGCACGGACGCCTTCTACCAACTTGCCCTCATCGCCAAAAAGGCGGGTGCCAAGGTGGTCATCGATGCCGACGGAGCCGTGCTCGCCGAGGGCCTGAAGGCTGATCCCGACTTCATCAAGCCCAATAGCAAGGAGGCTGGTCGCCTTCTCGGGCGTCCGATCGAATCCGACGAGGACGTCATCGCCGCAGCAAAGGAACTCTACGCCAAGATCGGCGGCGGGCACCGCTATGTCGTCATCAGCCGGGGAGAGAAGGGAGCCGTGATGGCTTGCCAAGAAGGAACGTTCCTTGGCAAGAGCCCGAAAGTCCATCCGAAAAGTACCATCGGGAGCGGCGACTCGATGATCGCGGGAATGCTGTGGGCGTTGGTGGAAGGGAAGTCTGCCGAGGAAGCCCTTCGCTGGGGTCTCGCCGCGGGGGCCGCAACCGCCCTCACCGACGGAACGGCCATCGGTGGCAAAGCGACCACCGAACAACTCTTTCCCGAAGCCCTGGCCACCCAGATCTAA
- the pfkA gene encoding 6-phosphofructokinase translates to MNWYVKRIGVITSGGDAPGMNAAIRGVVRAALYRNTEIIGFAHGWEGVINDESQVMDSKVVGGIIDRGGTILRSARSAEFRTPDGRVKALDNLRKNKVEGLVVIGGDGSLTGALKLQEEFQFPVMGVPGSIDNDISGTDFSIGFDTAVNISVEAIDRLRDTAYSHERVFVVEVMGRRNGFIAIESGLAGGAEAILIPEVPYSLLDICKNLRSAADRGKKSSIIVVAEGAARASDVKLFIEKNTGFDCRYLVLGHLQRGGSPTVFDRVLALRLSALATNRLLSGFRGEMAGVDGSKLVSHPLTYVLSTERTIDPEKLLLAEVMAQ, encoded by the coding sequence ATGAACTGGTACGTGAAGCGAATTGGTGTGATTACGAGCGGAGGGGACGCGCCTGGAATGAATGCGGCGATTCGGGGCGTGGTTCGAGCCGCGCTCTACCGCAACACCGAGATCATCGGCTTCGCGCACGGCTGGGAAGGCGTCATCAACGATGAGTCTCAAGTGATGGACTCGAAGGTTGTGGGCGGCATCATCGACCGCGGCGGCACCATCCTTCGCTCGGCCCGAAGCGCCGAATTCCGTACACCCGACGGCCGAGTCAAAGCTCTCGATAACCTTCGCAAGAATAAAGTTGAAGGGCTGGTGGTCATCGGCGGCGACGGCTCGCTGACCGGTGCGCTAAAGCTGCAAGAAGAATTCCAATTTCCGGTCATGGGCGTGCCTGGCTCCATCGACAACGACATCTCCGGCACCGACTTCTCTATCGGCTTCGACACCGCCGTGAACATTTCCGTCGAGGCGATCGACCGCCTGCGCGACACCGCCTACTCCCACGAGCGCGTCTTCGTGGTCGAGGTCATGGGCCGTCGCAACGGATTTATCGCGATCGAGTCAGGTTTAGCTGGCGGCGCAGAGGCCATCCTGATCCCCGAAGTCCCATACTCGCTTCTGGATATCTGCAAGAACCTGCGCTCGGCGGCGGATCGAGGAAAGAAAAGCTCGATCATCGTCGTCGCCGAAGGTGCCGCGCGAGCCAGCGACGTCAAGCTGTTCATCGAGAAGAACACCGGCTTCGACTGCCGATACCTCGTACTGGGACACCTCCAGCGGGGTGGAAGCCCGACCGTCTTCGATCGCGTCCTAGCCCTCCGCCTCAGTGCCCTGGCCACCAACCGACTCCTGAGCGGATTCCGAGGCGAAATGGCCGGTGTCGATGGCAGTAAGCTGGTCTCGCACCCACTGACCTACGTCCTCAGCACCGAACGCACCATCGATCCCGAAAAGCTCCTCCTGGCCGAAGTCATGGCGCAGTAA
- a CDS encoding DUF1385 domain-containing protein, with the protein MPKTRHTIRVISDRLAQPVGRFMRPCVCAEQSMSIHLAIEKMRESGQEVIPVVNEGHLVGLLTEAGILRYVGDGASPNDAVSDYMSPTTPILNRNTGAEALRQLEATPILVVVDGHDVVCGLVAASNFVGTVPEKPRPPMVGGMATPFGVYLTNGAVMGGKKGWYLVTTGFFLIAIFLVGDFLTDLIGRYVPETTLWNTFLNIVPFLVMVLAFRIHPIAGYHAAEHQVVHAIERDEEITPEVVARMPRVHPRCGTNLAVAAAIFSALAFNPWFGNDRSAVFLGLFFTIMLWKPLGSLAQYWITTKKANAKQIASAIEAAKELLANYEVAPSRTPSPFQRIYTSGLLHVMAGSTAALLIAVLIGMLTGVVLVTF; encoded by the coding sequence ATGCCCAAAACGCGCCATACTATTCGCGTGATCTCGGATCGGCTTGCGCAACCAGTTGGGCGATTCATGCGCCCGTGCGTCTGCGCGGAACAGTCGATGAGCATCCATCTCGCCATCGAAAAGATGCGCGAGTCCGGCCAGGAAGTGATTCCGGTCGTGAACGAGGGACACCTAGTTGGGCTCCTGACCGAAGCGGGAATTCTGCGCTACGTGGGCGATGGGGCCTCGCCCAATGACGCTGTTAGCGACTATATGTCGCCGACGACGCCGATCCTCAATCGCAACACGGGTGCGGAAGCCCTGCGGCAGTTGGAGGCGACGCCGATCTTAGTGGTGGTCGACGGCCATGATGTCGTATGCGGCTTAGTAGCCGCTTCGAACTTTGTCGGCACGGTTCCCGAGAAACCTCGACCGCCGATGGTGGGGGGGATGGCGACGCCGTTTGGCGTGTATTTGACCAACGGTGCGGTGATGGGTGGCAAGAAGGGGTGGTACCTGGTCACGACCGGCTTCTTCCTTATCGCGATCTTTCTTGTCGGCGACTTTCTTACTGACCTGATCGGTCGGTATGTTCCAGAAACGACGCTTTGGAATACGTTCCTTAATATCGTTCCGTTTCTTGTCATGGTGCTGGCTTTTCGCATTCATCCCATCGCCGGATACCACGCGGCCGAACACCAGGTGGTCCACGCCATCGAGCGGGACGAGGAGATTACGCCGGAGGTTGTGGCGCGGATGCCCCGGGTGCATCCACGGTGCGGAACCAACCTCGCGGTCGCCGCAGCAATCTTTTCGGCCCTCGCCTTTAACCCTTGGTTCGGCAACGACCGGAGTGCGGTTTTCCTTGGCCTTTTCTTCACGATTATGCTTTGGAAACCGCTCGGATCCCTCGCGCAGTACTGGATCACGACCAAGAAAGCGAACGCCAAACAGATTGCCAGCGCGATCGAAGCGGCCAAAGAACTACTGGCAAACTACGAGGTCGCGCCGAGCCGAACGCCTAGTCCATTTCAAAGAATTTACACGAGCGGGCTCCTGCATGTAATGGCTGGTTCGACGGCGGCGTTATTAATAGCGGTGCTAATCGGGATGCTGACCGGAGTGGTCCTTGTCACGTTTTAG
- a CDS encoding arginase: MRQPPTRLHPTLRPLTRRLPRPPRRRLRRTLRRPRTTSSPPRTARYPYTVIEIHGAPFDLGGARQGSRLGPDALRLAGLIPSLSSTGQTEIVDLGNLPTDLHAEAGPGIPFAKAAGDVIVQIKELTSRIVDRGSFPIMLGGEHSMAAGPIAALLDRYGDELAVLWIDAHADLNYPGISPSMNIHGMPLALLAGLSSGMSGAVDQDWNELKERVVGHTLKLDQVCWFGLRDVDPGEKQLAKQGFPITMHEIDRYGVLGCWGKIDERLRKNGCKYLYISLDVDAMDPILAPGTGTAVRGGLTYREAHFLAELICQSLNTPDGYILVGMDVVEVSPIHDRNNETATVAAEWVASLFGKSILG; encoded by the coding sequence ATACGCCAGCCGCCAACACGCCTGCATCCAACACTCCGTCCTCTAACTCGACGGCTTCCACGTCCTCCGCGACGACGCCTTCGACGAACTCTCCGGCGGCCGCGAACAACAAGTAGTCCGCCCCGGACTGCCAGGTACCCTTACACCGTGATCGAGATTCATGGCGCTCCGTTCGACCTCGGCGGCGCTCGACAAGGGAGTCGGCTCGGACCGGACGCACTGAGGCTTGCGGGCCTCATTCCTTCGCTTTCTTCGACGGGTCAGACGGAAATCGTCGACCTCGGCAACTTACCCACCGACCTGCACGCGGAAGCGGGACCGGGAATCCCCTTCGCCAAAGCGGCAGGCGATGTCATCGTGCAGATCAAAGAACTCACGTCTCGAATCGTGGATCGTGGCAGCTTCCCAATCATGCTCGGAGGAGAGCATTCGATGGCCGCCGGTCCAATCGCGGCCCTTCTGGACCGATACGGCGACGAACTTGCGGTGCTGTGGATCGATGCGCACGCCGACCTGAACTACCCTGGAATTTCCCCATCGATGAATATCCACGGGATGCCGTTGGCGCTCTTGGCTGGCCTTTCCAGTGGGATGTCGGGCGCGGTCGACCAGGATTGGAACGAATTGAAGGAGCGCGTGGTCGGGCACACTCTTAAGCTCGACCAGGTTTGCTGGTTCGGCTTGCGGGACGTCGATCCTGGCGAGAAGCAGTTGGCAAAGCAAGGCTTCCCCATCACCATGCATGAAATTGACCGGTACGGTGTGCTGGGATGCTGGGGCAAAATCGACGAACGGCTCCGAAAGAACGGTTGTAAGTACCTCTACATATCGCTCGATGTGGACGCGATGGACCCGATTTTGGCCCCCGGCACCGGAACAGCGGTGCGTGGAGGTCTGACCTATCGCGAAGCGCACTTCTTGGCGGAGTTGATCTGCCAATCGTTGAACACGCCAGATGGGTACATACTGGTAGGGATGGATGTGGTCGAGGTGAGCCCGATCCACGACCGGAACAACGAGACGGCGACGGTGGCGGCGGAGTGGGTAGCGTCGCTCTTCGGCAAGAGCATTTTAGGATGA
- a CDS encoding KpsF/GutQ family sugar-phosphate isomerase: MMIENGKRILKQEAEAVLHCAANLDGGFETAAEWILNCTGRVICCGVGKSGHIANKTAATLASTGSPAFFMHAAEAVHGDLGMVTKDDIMLVYTHSGETDELVRLFPSFKASGAKTILITGRPTSTAARLSDLVLDTGVREEACPNNLAPTTSTTVMIALSDALAISVMEARGFGKEDFARYHPAGALGKRLLLRVEDVMRSHDDIAIASPSNTVLEIMQKIANAGVGAACVVDDSEALIGFITEGDIRRQLLKQPIEIETQAQQFMNTTPSVIEPDLLAIEALEVFQNSPFKIGEMPVVKNRKVLGLLMLKDLLRSGIV; this comes from the coding sequence ATGATGATTGAGAACGGCAAGCGAATTCTGAAGCAGGAGGCCGAGGCGGTTCTGCACTGCGCAGCGAACCTGGATGGCGGATTTGAGACGGCGGCGGAGTGGATTCTTAACTGCACCGGCCGCGTGATCTGCTGCGGGGTCGGGAAGTCGGGTCATATCGCCAATAAGACGGCGGCGACGCTCGCCAGCACGGGCTCGCCTGCGTTCTTTATGCACGCGGCGGAGGCGGTTCATGGCGATCTGGGGATGGTCACCAAAGACGACATCATGCTGGTCTACACGCACAGCGGCGAGACCGACGAACTCGTGCGCCTGTTTCCAAGCTTTAAGGCGTCGGGCGCCAAGACGATTTTGATTACGGGTAGGCCGACCAGCACTGCCGCGAGGCTGTCCGACCTGGTGCTCGACACGGGAGTCCGCGAAGAGGCATGTCCGAACAACCTAGCGCCCACCACGAGCACGACGGTCATGATCGCCCTCAGCGATGCGCTCGCAATCTCAGTGATGGAGGCGCGCGGCTTTGGCAAAGAGGATTTTGCCCGGTACCACCCGGCGGGCGCGCTGGGCAAGCGGCTCTTGTTGAGAGTCGAGGACGTGATGCGCTCTCACGACGACATCGCGATCGCCTCGCCAAGTAACACGGTGTTGGAGATCATGCAGAAGATCGCAAACGCGGGCGTGGGCGCGGCGTGCGTGGTCGACGATAGCGAGGCACTGATCGGGTTCATCACAGAGGGCGACATCCGCCGCCAACTGCTGAAGCAACCAATCGAGATTGAGACCCAGGCTCAGCAGTTCATGAATACGACGCCGTCGGTAATCGAGCCGGACCTGCTCGCCATCGAGGCGCTTGAGGTGTTTCAGAACTCTCCGTTCAAAATCGGTGAAATGCCGGTGGTCAAAAATAGAAAGGTCCTTGGGCTTTTGATGCTCAAGGACCTTTTGCGTTCCGGAATCGTGTAG
- the rpsR gene encoding 30S ribosomal protein S18, protein MKDKDADVSSKARPRRKRKVSYLTLNKIEVVDYKDVALLRKFINDRGKMISSRQSGTTARQQRQVAKAIKRAREMALIPFVVTEMNTEKRESRRSEAPAPAPAAPAAEE, encoded by the coding sequence ATGAAGGACAAGGACGCCGACGTTTCGTCGAAAGCACGTCCGCGACGCAAGCGAAAGGTGAGCTACCTCACCCTCAACAAGATTGAGGTCGTCGATTACAAGGACGTCGCCCTTCTCCGAAAATTTATTAACGATCGCGGCAAGATGATCTCGTCGCGACAGAGCGGTACCACCGCCCGCCAGCAACGACAGGTTGCCAAGGCGATCAAGCGAGCCCGAGAAATGGCGCTGATCCCGTTCGTCGTCACCGAGATGAACACCGAAAAGCGTGAATCTCGACGATCCGAAGCTCCGGCTCCGGCACCAGCCGCTCCCGCCGCCGAAGAATAA
- a CDS encoding beta-ureidopropionase, whose protein sequence is MSNWYTRGSVSVSVGIVQFSPDKGKLEVNLDRIADHLVQCASEGIQLALFPETSTTGYFLEGGVVELALSAESLVQKLQNRVEGRIKSPLEFVVGFYEVLGGNIYNSAAFCRFNGSRIQLIKAYQKFFLPTYGVFDEDRFVSKGTDLCVLDSSVGRTSLMICEDVWHSVFPTLNAVAGATAMIIPSASPARGFRSEHIENHERYQRLVRAISEEHGVFTFLAQLVGHEGGKGFIGGSMICDPLGRVLVEAPVGVEAIIAADIDLELVPIARAQTPLISDLQSSWHNLLKIANQID, encoded by the coding sequence ATCTCGAACTGGTATACAAGAGGTAGCGTGTCAGTCAGCGTCGGTATTGTTCAATTTTCTCCGGATAAAGGCAAACTGGAGGTCAATCTTGATCGCATCGCCGACCACCTGGTGCAGTGTGCCTCCGAAGGTATTCAACTGGCCCTCTTCCCCGAGACCAGCACCACTGGCTATTTTCTTGAAGGCGGCGTGGTCGAACTCGCGCTAAGCGCCGAAAGCTTGGTGCAAAAGCTTCAGAACCGGGTCGAGGGACGAATCAAGTCTCCGCTCGAATTCGTAGTCGGATTCTATGAAGTTCTGGGTGGCAATATCTACAATTCGGCCGCCTTTTGCCGCTTCAATGGCAGTCGCATTCAGCTCATCAAGGCATACCAGAAGTTCTTTCTGCCGACCTACGGCGTGTTTGACGAGGACCGGTTTGTGTCGAAAGGCACCGACCTCTGCGTCCTCGATTCCAGCGTTGGCCGGACTTCGCTCATGATCTGCGAAGATGTGTGGCACTCCGTGTTCCCAACGCTGAACGCCGTCGCCGGGGCGACCGCCATGATCATTCCGTCGGCCTCGCCCGCGCGTGGCTTTCGGAGCGAGCATATCGAGAATCACGAGCGCTACCAACGCCTGGTGCGAGCCATCTCCGAGGAGCACGGTGTGTTCACTTTCCTCGCCCAGTTGGTGGGCCACGAAGGCGGCAAAGGGTTCATTGGCGGCTCCATGATCTGCGACCCACTTGGTCGAGTCTTGGTCGAGGCGCCGGTCGGCGTCGAGGCTATCATCGCGGCCGACATCGACCTAGAACTCGTCCCCATCGCCCGTGCCCAAACCCCGCTCATCTCGGACCTCCAGTCGAGTTGGCACAATTTGCTGAAGATCGCCAATCAGATCGATTGA